A DNA window from Cervus elaphus chromosome 17, mCerEla1.1, whole genome shotgun sequence contains the following coding sequences:
- the LOC122673378 gene encoding actin-related protein 2/3 complex subunit 3-like encodes MPAYHSFLMDPDTKLIGNMALLPIRSQFKGPVPRETKETDIVDEAIYYFMANVFFKNYEIKNEADRTLIYITLYISECLKKLQKCNSKSQGEKEMYTLGITNFPIPGEPGFPLNAIYAKPANKQEDEVMRAYLQQLRQETGLRLCEKVFDPQNDKPSKWWTCFVKRQFMNKSLSGPGQ; translated from the coding sequence ATGCCGGCTTACCACTCTTTCCTCATGGACCCTGACACCAAACTCATTGGAAACATGGCACTATTGCCTATCAGAAGTCAGTTCAAAGGACCTGTCCCtagagagacaaaagagacagATATTGTGGATGAAGCTATCTATTACTTTATGGCCAATGTCTTCTTCAAAAACTATGAAATTAAGAATGAAGCTGATAGGACCTTGATATACATAACTCTCTACATTTCTGAGTGTCTAAAGAAACTCCAAAAGTGCAATTCTAAAAGCCAAGGCGAGAAAGAAATGTATACACTGGGAATCACTAATTTTCCCATTCCTGGAGAGCCTGGTTTTCCACTTAATGCCATTTATGCCAAACCTGCAAACAAACAGGAAGATGAAGTGATGAGGGCCTACTTACAACAGTTGAGGCAAGAGACTGGACTGAGACTTTGTGAGAAAGTTTTTGACCCTCAAAATGATAAACCCAGCAAGTGGTGGACTTGCTTTGTGAAGAGACAGTTCATGAACAAGAGTCTTTCAGGACCTGGACAATAA